The Gammaproteobacteria bacterium genome contains the following window.
GCTTTCGCGGCACGGTCCAGCAGGGTCCAGTACAACGGCAGGAAACGCAGATCGTACAGCCCTGTAAGACTTTATACGATTTCCTGCCGGGATGTGTACCTCTGAGGTTCCGCTTCTTCCACATGCGCACCGTCCGCTCCAGCTTCGCCGCCGAGCCCGCGCGCGCGAACTCGAGCAGCTCCGCCTCGCGCTCGGGGGTCGCAACCCGGGTGAGCGCCCGCACCTTGGCGTACGAGATGGTGCCGTGTTTCAGAGCGTCCGCGGTTTGAGGCAGGCGCTCGAGCGCGCGGGCGGTCCGCACCCGTTCGCGGGCCGTCCCGATCTTCGTGCCGGTCCTCCAGGCCAGCCATTCGGCGCAGGAGGAGTAGCCGCCGTCCTTCCACCCGCCCCGCCGGTCGAACTCGGCGATGAGGGTCATCATGCGCGCCTCGGCGGAGTTGATGCGGGCCGCCAATTCGGCGATGCGCTCGCCCAGCTTGCGGAGTTCGTCGTCGTCTCCCGAGGGCTCGGGACCGGACGGCGCAGGGTTGGCGTCGAGCCGGACACCCGTCGGTTCCCGCACCATCGCGGGCCCCGGAAAAGACCTTCGGCGAGCGTCGCAGAAGGAGTTCGCCGATGCGATCATCGGTCCTCCCAACGTGAAATTGGACAGTGACTTACGTACAAATATAACGCCACCGAAATCGGCCTC
Protein-coding sequences here:
- a CDS encoding DUF222 domain-containing protein gives rise to the protein MIASANSFCDARRRSFPGPAMVREPTGVRLDANPAPSGPEPSGDDDELRKLGERIAELAARINSAEARMMTLIAEFDRRGGWKDGGYSSCAEWLAWRTGTKIGTARERVRTARALERLPQTADALKHGTISYAKVRALTRVATPEREAELLEFARAGSAAKLERTVRMWKKRNLRGTHPGRKSYKVLQGCTICVSCRCTGPCWTVPRK